The window GATTAAGGATTTTTTTTGAATGATTTTTCTTTAAAGCTTATCAATGCTGTTATACCACGCCATATTGCAATTATTATGGATGGTAATGGACGATGGGCCCAAAATAAAGGATTACCTAGGATTTCTGGACATCAGCAGGGAATGAAAGCTGTCCGTGAAACTATTGAATCAGCGCTTGAATTAAAAATACCATACCTGACCTTGTTTGGCTTTTCATGGGAAAATTGGAAAAGACCTGAAGAAGAAGTTGACGAACTTATAAAATTGTTAACTTTTTATCTTGAAAAAGAAATAGATTCTCTTAACGAAAATGGTGTTTGTCTAAAAGTTATAGGTGACATTTCTCCTTTTAATCAATCTGTTATTAGTTTAATTAAGGAAGCAGAAAAACAAACATCCCATAATACAAATTTATTTTTAACAGTGGCATTAAGCTATAGTGGGCGCCGCGATATTCTTCAGGCAACAAAAACTATTATCCATGATATAAAAACAGGTTTATTAACTTCAGATCAAATTAATGATCAGGTATTTAGCCAATATTTAATGACATCAACAATGCCGGATCCTGATTTGGTTATAAGAACAAGTGGTGAAAAAAGAATTAGTAATTTTTTATTGTGGCAATCTGCTTATGCAGAATTTGTATTTTTTGATGTCTATTGGCCAGATTTTGGTAAAAAAGATTTTACTGAAGCTATTGCCTTATATCAGAATCGGCAAAGACGTTATGGTAAAGTATCAATTTGATCATCTAAGTAATAATTAAATGATGCTTAAAAAACGGATAATTTCAGCTTTCTTTTTAGGATTAATAGTTTTTTTCTGTATATTTAAAGGATATATGTGGTTTGGATTTTTATCTTTAATTCTAGCCAATCTTGCCTTTTATGAATGGGTAAAAATTTGTCTAAAAAATAGTTCTTTTAATAATTTTCCTTTAATTTTAGCTCTTTGTTCTATTTCTTGTGCAATATTTTTTATATTGTTTTTTCCGATTAATTGGCTTGGAATAGTAGGAATTTGGATAGGGTCGGGATTTTTTACATGGCTTGTTTTTCTTATTTATTACAAACGTGATGCTTTTCTTATATATGTAGGGCATCTTTATATTTTTGCTGCCGTTTTCTCACTTATTTCTATTTTAAAAGAAGATAATGGATCACTTATTTTAACATGGCTTTTATTAATAGTATGGGCAACAGATATAGGGGGATATTTTATAGGTAGGTGGATAGGTGGTGTTAAATTAGCTCCGAGAATAAGCCCCAATAAAACTTGGGCAGGATTTATAGGAGGTACGGTTTTTGCTATTTTAACAACTTATTTTTTTATTAAAATAATTAATTTATCCGCCCATATTATGACACAAATGATTATTATAACTATTATTCTTGCTATTATAGCCCAAATAGGGGATCTTATTGAATCTATGCTTAAAAGAAAATATGGCGTTAAAGATAGTGGTCAACTTATTCCAGGGCATGGTGGTGTTTTGGATCGTATAGATAGTTTACTGTCAGCAAGTATTGCTTTATTCATAATTACGTTTTTTAAAAGCGGAGGAATAATAATCTGGCTATGACAATGGAAAAAGTTTCTGCTTTAGAAGTAAATTCTAAACATTATAAAAGAACTATTACTATTCTTGGTTCAACTGGTTCTGTCGGTAAAAGTACAGTTGATCTTTTGCAGCGCCATTCAAATTATTATTCTGTTGAAGCTTTAACAGCTAAAGATAATGTGGAATTGTTGGCAGAACAGGCGCGTCAATTAAATGTTAAAACTGCAGTTATTGCTAATTCAAAAAAATATCAAGAATTAAAAAATATTTTATTTGGTACTCATATTGAAGTTGCTGCTGGTGAAGAAGCCGTAGTTGAAGCGGCTG is drawn from Alphaproteobacteria bacterium and contains these coding sequences:
- the uppS gene encoding di-trans,poly-cis-decaprenylcistransferase, encoding MDGNGRWAQNKGLPRISGHQQGMKAVRETIESALELKIPYLTLFGFSWENWKRPEEEVDELIKLLTFYLEKEIDSLNENGVCLKVIGDISPFNQSVISLIKEAEKQTSHNTNLFLTVALSYSGRRDILQATKTIIHDIKTGLLTSDQINDQVFSQYLMTSTMPDPDLVIRTSGEKRISNFLLWQSAYAEFVFFDVYWPDFGKKDFTEAIALYQNRQRRYGKVSI
- a CDS encoding phosphatidate cytidylyltransferase encodes the protein MMLKKRIISAFFLGLIVFFCIFKGYMWFGFLSLILANLAFYEWVKICLKNSSFNNFPLILALCSISCAIFFILFFPINWLGIVGIWIGSGFFTWLVFLIYYKRDAFLIYVGHLYIFAAVFSLISILKEDNGSLILTWLLLIVWATDIGGYFIGRWIGGVKLAPRISPNKTWAGFIGGTVFAILTTYFFIKIINLSAHIMTQMIIITIILAIIAQIGDLIESMLKRKYGVKDSGQLIPGHGGVLDRIDSLLSASIALFIITFFKSGGIIIWL